A single region of the Brassica rapa cultivar Chiifu-401-42 chromosome A03, CAAS_Brap_v3.01, whole genome shotgun sequence genome encodes:
- the LOC103859488 gene encoding uncharacterized protein LOC103859488, which translates to MVITTKPQTLRMYDSQLLKSKSSSLWGTGTKSEGIETSQESTSGQSFSYRFQLEEDVRRLQLQLQEEVELHTFLESLLEKDPWEISSSCSVPHPAQELISNIATLETAVTKLEQEMMSLNFQISQERNERRLAEYHLTHMASPPDSSSSLIYLDSESHQSGEDSPRQDQPVQNQESSSESSPTESTVEVLDPSNQHLEKKQMRKTNARKLPRGMPPKFMWDHPNLLSEEMVRCMKNIFMSLADPTATSKASSNESQLSPVSVSPRGHLSSSSSWWPSTERSMISSWVQSPQIDIQNNTDVLATGNVFDPYRVRGKLSWAEIGSYSLASEVSWMSVGKKQLEYASGALRKFRTLVEQLARVNPIHLSCNERLAFWINLYNALIMHAYLAYGVPKSDLKLFSLMQKAAYTVGGNSYTAAAMEYVILKMKPPTHRPQIALLLAIHKLKVSEEQRKASIDTHEPLLAFALSCGMYSSPAVRIYTAKGVKEELLEAQRDFIQASVGLSSKGKLLVPKMVHCYAKSLVEDSNLGVWIAKYLPPHQAAFVEQCISQRRQSLLPSRNCGILPFDSRFRYLFLPDHNNNSSK; encoded by the exons ATGGTAATAACTACCAAGCCCCAGACACTTAGGATGTATGACTCTCAGCTTTTGAAATCCAA ATCCAGTTCATTATGGGGCACAGGAACCAAGTCAGAG GGTATAGAAACTTCCCAAGAGTCTACAAGTGGACAATCTTTTTCATATAGATTCCAACTTGAAGAGGAT GTAAGAAGATTGCAACTTCAACTCCAAGAAGAAGTGGAGTTGCATACTTTCTTAGAGAGCCTCTTGGAGAAGGATCCTTGGGAGATATCTTCTTCTTGTAGTGTTCCACATCCT GCTCAAGAACTTATTTCCAATATAGCCACGCTAGAGACTGCAGTCACCAAGCTCGAGCAAGAAATGATGTCACTGAATTTCCAAATTAGCCAAGAACGTAACGAGAGAAGACTAGCTGAATATCATTTGACACATATGGCTTCTCCACCA GATTCCTCTTCTTCCTTGATATATTTGGATTCTGAATCACATCAATCAGGAGAAGACAGTCCACGTCAAGACCAACCAGTCCAAAACCAAGAATCTTCTTCTGAATCATCTCCCACAGAATCAACCGTTGAGGTATTGGACCCAAGTAATCAACATCTTGAGAAGAAGCAAATGAGAAAGACAAATGCAAGGAAGCTACCTAGAGGAATGCCACCTAAGTTCATGTGGGATCACCCTAATCTATTATCTGAAGAAATGGTGAGATGTATGAAGAACATCTTCATGTCGCTTGCTGATCCGACAGCAACTTCAAAAGCATCCTCAAACGAGAGCCAGCTCTCACCGGTGTCAGTATCACCACGTGGGCATCTATCAAGCTCATCATCCTGGTGGCCATCAACAGAACGGTCAATGATCTCTTCATGGGTGCAAAGCCCCCAAATAGATATCCAAAACAACACTGATGTCTTGGCCACAGGAAACGTCTTTGACCCTTATAGAGTTCGTGGGAAGCTGAGCTGGGCAGAGATTGGGAGCTACAGTTTGGCGTCTGAGGTTTCTTGGATGTCTGTTGGGAAGAAACAGTTGGAATATGCTTCCGGGGCACTGAGGAAGTTTAG GACACTGGTGGAGCAACTTGCTAGAGTGAACCCAATTCATTTGAGCTGCAATGAGAGGCTAGCTTTCTGGATTAACCTTTACAACGCGTTGATCATGCAT GCGTATTTGGCTTATGGTGTCCCTAAAAGCGACTTGAAGCTCTTCTCCTTGATGCAAAAG GCTGCTTATACGGTTGGAGGGAACTCATACACTGCAGCGGCAATGGAGTATGTGATACTGAAGATGAAACCTCCTACTCACAGACCACAAATT GCACTGCTTCTTGCTATTCACAAGCTGAAAGTATCAGAAGAACAACGCAAGGCAAGCATTGATACTCATGAACCTCTTCTCGCCTTTGCCTTAAGCTGTGGAATGTACTCTTCCCCTGCG GTGAGGATCTACACAGCGAAAGGAGTGAAAGAAGAGCTACTAGAAGCTCAAAGGGATTTCATACAAGCATCAGTAGGGCTGAGCAGCAAAGGGAAGCTCTTGGTACCCAAAATGGTTCATTGCTACGCCAAGAGTTTGGTGGAGGATTCGAACTTGGGGGTGTGGATAGCGAAGTACCTCCCTCCACATCAAGCAGCCTTTGTGGAACAGTGCATCTCTCAGAGAAGACAAAGCCTTCTCCCCTCACGTAACTGTGGAATACTCCCCTTTGATTCTCGTTTCAGATATCTGTTCCTCCCCGACCACAACAACAACTCCTCTAAGTAA
- the LOC103859489 gene encoding uncharacterized protein LOC103859489: MDIREHGCWVNKEKKWVKCKHCGEEMSGLQLLKCHLGGVGSDATPCEQAASTVREMFRDVATKEKHNLRSAKSRSVGEVQLVNAHKRGRSQDSSRESDTPSAVESLGFREMMIAASDGTIPDSNDLKGRMFQEALGEVEEYVKKIKDSWAITGCSILLEAWVDSKGRDLVTFIADCPAGPVYLTSLDVSDIKHDSKALISLVDGLVDEVGVQIVVQIVACSASGWVGELGESYASNKKGVFWSVSVSHCFELMLLKIGDLDSLGYIVDAVNVITDYINNSPLVLKLVRDLDHSLTVSSEFEFFLPYLTLESIFRVKNELTAMFALSDCSNEEDVRVSKLVNDSTFWKTVGKVLKCTSPLIHGLLWFSKAKNQHVGNIYEIMDVIKESIAREFNNKESCYEPLWDVIDDVWNKHLHSPLHAAGYFLNPVTYYSDDFHLDSEVAAGLCSSLVHVVKQSDIQVKVATQLDMYRVGEECFEEASQADQIIGITPGEWWAQKASQHPELQSFAIKVLSQTCEGASRYKLQSRLAEKLVPSEGMTSCEQERLEDLAFVHYNLHLKSCKAKLSEEQ; this comes from the exons ATGGATATTCGTGAGCATGGATGTTGGGTGAACAAGGAGAAGAAGTGGGTTAAATGCAAACACTGTGGAGAAGAAATGTCTGGCTTGCAACTTCTGAAATGTCACTTGGGTGGTGTTGGTTCAGATGCGACTCCATGTGAACAAGCTGCATCTACTGTTAGAGAGATGTTTCGAGATGTGGCTACCAAGGAGAAACATAATCTTAGATCTGCTAAGAGTAGGAGTGTTGGGGAAGTCCAACTGGTTAATGCTCATAAGCGTGGGAGAAGCCAAGATTCATCCAGAGAAAGTGATACTCCTTCAGCTGTGGAGTCCTTAGGCTTTAGAGAGATGATGATAGCTGCAAGTGATGGTACCATCCCTGATTCTAATGATTTAAAAGGACGGATGTTTCAAGAAGCTTTGGGAGAAGTGGAAGAGTATGTGAAGAAGATCAAAGACTCATGGGCCATCACTGGTTGCAGCATCTTGTTGGAAGCTTGGGTTGACAGTAAAGGCCGTGATCTTGTTACTTTCATTGCAGACTGTCCAGCGGGTCCTGTCTATCTAACATCTTTGGATGTCTCTGACATAAAACACGACAGCAAGGCCTTGATATCTTTGGTGGATGGGCTTGTTGATGAAGTGGGAGTGCAAATCGTGGTTCAGATTGTTGCATGTTCAGCTTCTGGTTGGGTTGGTGAACTAGGCGAGTCTTATGCTAGTAACAAGAAGGGAGTGTTCTGGTCTGTGAGTGTGTCTCACTGCTTTGAGCTTATGCTGTTGAAGATTGGGGACTTAGATTCACTTGGATACATAGTTGACGCTGTCAATGTAATTACAGATTACATCAACAACAGTCCATTGGTTCTGAAGCTTGTCAGAGATCTAGATCACAGCCTCACTGTCTCCTCAGAGTTTGAGTTTTTCTTACCCTACTTAACTCTAGAGAGTATCTTCAGGGTCAAGAACGAGTTAACAGCCATGTTTGCTTTATCTGATTGTAGCAACGAAGAAGATGTAAGAGTATCCAAACTGGTGAATGATTCAACTTTCTGGAAAACTGTTGGCAAAGTTCTGAAATGCACATCTCCTCTGATCCATGGTCTGCTCTGGTTCTCTAAGGCCAAGAATCAGCATGTTGGAAACATCTATGAGATTATGGATGTCATAAAGGAGAGTATAGCCAGGGAGTTCAATAACAAGGAGTCATGTTATGAGCCGTTGTGGGATGTGATAGATGATGTTTGGAACAAGCACCTTCACAGTCCTCTTCATGCTGCTGGTTACTTTCTGAACCCGGTTACTTACTACTCAGATGATTTCCATCTTGATTCTGAAGTAGCAGCCGGTCTTTGCTCCTCTCTGGTTCATGTAGTGAAACAAAGTGACATTCAAGTTAAAGTTGCTACTCAGCTTGACATGTACAGAGTTGGTGAAGAGTGTTTTGAAGAGGCCAGTCAAGCTGATCAGATCATAGGAATCACTCCAG GTGAGTGGTGGGCTCAGAAGGCGAGCCAGCATCCAGAGCTGCAGAGTTTCGCTATTAAGGTTCTGAGCCAGACATGTGAAGGTGCTTCAAGGTACAAGCTACAGAGTAGATTAGCAGAGAAGCTGGTGCCCAGTGAAGGAATGACCAGTTGTGAGCAAGAGCGTCTTGAAGATTTGGCGTTTGTTCATTACAATCTTCATCTCAAAAGCTGCAAAGCCAAACTAAGTGAAGAGCAGTGA